From the Musa acuminata AAA Group cultivar baxijiao chromosome BXJ1-2, Cavendish_Baxijiao_AAA, whole genome shotgun sequence genome, one window contains:
- the LOC135613312 gene encoding large ribosomal subunit protein eL20z-like isoform X2, which produces MEQGRSHGCKDCGGSYILLRDDEDPRLARFNRRLPCCGCGIGWSSLLLGFLCPLIWYCAAILYLCKYYDNDPRERSGLAASAMAALVSTIVVLITLAVIFL; this is translated from the exons ATGGAGCAAG GGAGATCTCATGGTTGTAAGGACTGTGGTGGAAGCTATATTCTGCTGAGAGATGATGAAGACCCTCGATTGGCAAGGTTTAACAGACGGCTTCCCTGCTGCGGGTGTGGTATAGGATGGTCATC TTTGCTTTTGGGATTTTTATGCCCTTTGATCTGGTACTGTGCTGCAATTCTGTACTTATGCAAATACTATGACAACGATCCACGTGAGCGAAGTGGACTTGCTGCCTCTGCAATGGCT GCATTAGTCTCTACGATTGTAGTGCTCATTACATTAGCTGTCATTTTTCTCTAG
- the LOC135613312 gene encoding uncharacterized protein LOC135613312 isoform X3 yields MEQGRSHGCKDCGGSYILLRDDEDPRLARFNRRLPCCGLLLGFLCPLIWYCAAILYLCKYYDNDPRERSGLAASAMAALVSTIVVLITLAVIFL; encoded by the exons ATGGAGCAAG GGAGATCTCATGGTTGTAAGGACTGTGGTGGAAGCTATATTCTGCTGAGAGATGATGAAGACCCTCGATTGGCAAGGTTTAACAGACGGCTTCCCTGCTGCGG TTTGCTTTTGGGATTTTTATGCCCTTTGATCTGGTACTGTGCTGCAATTCTGTACTTATGCAAATACTATGACAACGATCCACGTGAGCGAAGTGGACTTGCTGCCTCTGCAATGGCT GCATTAGTCTCTACGATTGTAGTGCTCATTACATTAGCTGTCATTTTTCTCTAG
- the LOC135613312 gene encoding large ribosomal subunit protein eL20z-like isoform X1 has protein sequence MLTTGRSHGCKDCGGSYILLRDDEDPRLARFNRRLPCCGCGIGWSSLLLGFLCPLIWYCAAILYLCKYYDNDPRERSGLAASAMAALVSTIVVLITLAVIFL, from the exons ATGTTGACTACAGGGAGATCTCATGGTTGTAAGGACTGTGGTGGAAGCTATATTCTGCTGAGAGATGATGAAGACCCTCGATTGGCAAGGTTTAACAGACGGCTTCCCTGCTGCGGGTGTGGTATAGGATGGTCATC TTTGCTTTTGGGATTTTTATGCCCTTTGATCTGGTACTGTGCTGCAATTCTGTACTTATGCAAATACTATGACAACGATCCACGTGAGCGAAGTGGACTTGCTGCCTCTGCAATGGCT GCATTAGTCTCTACGATTGTAGTGCTCATTACATTAGCTGTCATTTTTCTCTAG
- the LOC135613327 gene encoding 17.0 kDa class II heat shock protein-like, with the protein MRGMDVMVGFEDNPLMAALHHLMDLTAGGNAACGATCAYVRDCGATASTPADVKELPSKLVFEIDMPGVKPGDVRVQVEDDRSLVVSGERRRCEDGEGEYVSVERRVGKFMREFQLPEDADLDAITALCQDGVLTVTVEKPPPAEPKKPKTIDVKMG; encoded by the coding sequence ATGAGAGGAATGGACGTCATGGTGGGGTTCGAAGACAACCCGTTGATGGCGGCTCTCCACCACCTGATGGACTTGACGGCGGGGGGAAACGCTGCGTGCGGGGCCACCTGCGCCTACGTCCGGGACTGTGGAGCCACGGCGTCGACGCCGGCGGATGTGAAGGAGCTGCCGAGCAAGCTGGTCTTCGAGATCGACATGCCCGGGGTCAAGCCCGGAGACGTCAGGGTGCAGGTGGAGGACGACCGCTCGCTGGTGGTCAGCGGCGAGCGGAGGAGGTGTGAGGACGGGGAGGGGGAGTACGTGAGCGTGGAGCGTCGCGTGGGGAAGTTCATGCGCGAGTTCCAGCTTCCGGAGGACGCGGACTTGGACGCCATCACGGCGCTGTGCCAGGACGGGGTGCTCACTGTGACGGTGGAGAAGCCGCCGCCGGCGGAGCCGAAGAAGCCGAAGACCATAGATGTTAAGATGGGTTAA
- the LOC135613332 gene encoding uncharacterized protein LOC135613332: MDKDGYAWLSALGFAFLTYSSAVAVYRSRDDASAVTFVAVAYADLWLLFRCLRALERGGEGANNWRLRAAVWSLVTLLTSMFSYKVAAVMPWPVSVVVWGMAAAVAMGGFWAFFVRREPPSDGSGSNPE; encoded by the coding sequence atggaTAAGGATGGCTACGCATGGCTTTCCGCCCTGGGATTTGCCTTCCTGACATATAGCTCCGCCGTGGCCGTCTACCGCTCCAGGGACGACGCTTCGGCCGTGACCTTCGTGGCCGTCGCCTACGCCGATCTCTGGCTCCTGTTCCGCTGTCTCCGTGCCTTGGAACGCGGCGGCGAGGGGGCCAACAACTGGAGGCTGAGGGCCGCGGTGTGGTCCCTCGTCACGCTCCTCACCTCGATGTTCTCCTACAAGGTAGCGGCCGTCATGCCGTGGCCCGTGTCGGTGGTCGTGTGGGGCATGGCGGCCGCGGTCGCCATGGGCGGCTTCTGGGCCTTCTTCGTGCGCCGGGAGCCGCCTTCCGACGGCTCCGGCAGCAACCCAGAATGA
- the LOC103976449 gene encoding inositol-pentakisphosphate 2-kinase IPK1-like encodes MLLRAEDAKDWFYKGEGAANIVLGYCGSSLSLVGKVLRIQKVIKGRSRSPNGCLVLSNHEKLVWRDIGELVECTSKDVAARAFIQHVMSNLLDSKHVDAGILVHVSKEFLEAVEGNIKSQRPPWRVDASKIDVLHESALLISDHSIFSGTPKHDLCIAVEIKPKCGFLPSSEYIVEANAVKKHVTRFKMHQFLKLHQGKISQISPYDPLDLFSGLKDRIHLAITALFACPQNNFRIFFNGSLIFGGLGGGLDNTVVQSHKAEEAIVDLISPSGLQLASFLELVAEAIFRSGILDKLLETQQLDVLDIEGAIHVYYNIISQPCVVCKNLIDAELLHQYSFLHSLSLEESLKIVRGYLIAATAKDCSLMISFSRTEDGHNASDCNSASLKSSNQCYNYKACFIDLDLKPLEKMVHYYKLDQKIVDFYKTSGETEGKPSILEVEAHLEKKN; translated from the exons ATGTTGTTAAGAGCAGAAGACGCAAAGGATTGGTTCTACAAAGGAGAAGGAGCTGCCAATATTGTCCTGGGTTATTGTGGCTCTTCCCTCTCGCTG GTTGGTAAGGTATTACGGATTCAAAAGGTTATAAAAGGCAGAAGCCGGTCTCCAAATGGATGCTTGGTCCTATCTAATCATGAAAAGCTAGTATGGAGAGACATTGGTGAACTCGTGGAGTGCACTTCAAAAGATGTTGCTGCTAGAGCTTTTATTCAACATGTCATGAGTAATCTATTGGATTCCAAGCATGTAGATGCTGGT ATTCTTGTCCATGTTTCCAAGGAATTCTTGGAGGCTGTTGAGGGAAATATTAAGAGTCAACGTCCTCCATGGCGGGTTGATGCATCCAAAATTGATGTACTGCACGAATCTGCGCTTCTTATTTCTGACCATTCAATTTTTAGTG GTACTCCAAAACATGACCTCTGCATTGCAGTAGAAATAAAG CCAAAATGTGGGTTTCTCCCATCTTCGGAATACATAGTGGAGGCAAATGCTGTTAAGAAACATGTAACGCGATTTAAAATGCATCAATTCTTAAAACTTCATCAAGGAAAG ATATCACAGATAAGTCCGTATGACCCACTTGATCTATTCTCTGGATTAAAAGATAGAATACATCTGGCCATCACTGCATTGTTTGCATGTCCTCAGAATAATTTCCGTATATTTTTTAATGGCTCTCTTATCTTTGGAGGATTGGGAGGTGGCTTGGATAACACAGTTGTCCAATCTCATAAAGCAGAAGAGGCAATTGTGGATCTGATCTCCCCTAGTGGCCTACAGCTAGCTAGCTTTCTTGAGCTTGTAGCTGAGGCAATCTTCAGGTCTGGGATTTTAGATAAGCTCTTAGAAACTCAACAATTGGATGTTTTGGACATAGAAGGGGCTATTCATGTATATTACAATATTATTTCTCAGCCTTGTGTCGTCTGcaaaaatttaattgatgcagagctTTTGCATCAGTATTCCTTCTTGCATTCTCTATCATTGGAGGAGAGCCTGAAAATTGTTAGGGGATATCTTATAGCTGCTACTGCAAAAGATTGCAGCCTGATGATCAGCTTTAGCCGCACTGAAGATGGACATAACGCATCTGATTGTAATTCTGCATCCCTCAAATCATCGAATCAATGCTATAATTACAAG GCTTGCTTTATTGACTTGGATTTGAAACCTCTGGAGAAGATGGTTCATTACTATAAATTAGATCAGAAGATAGTTGATTTCTATAAAACGAGTGGGGAGACTGAAGGAAAGCCAAGCATTCTGGAAGTGGAGGCCCACCTGGAGAAGAAGAACTAA
- the LOC135612103 gene encoding probable LRR receptor-like serine/threonine-protein kinase At3g47570 — protein MEPRGGCFTFSCILWPWSFSLLLPLLLFSSRGLSASLSDARSTDHLALLSFKSFVYDDPSKALASWNSSLHFCQWQGVRCHNRSGEPRVAALELVSLHLAGALSPSLANLTFLRRLDLSTNSLQGPIPQELGLLSHLRHLWLDNNSLDGTIPFSLFQNCSKLQTFNLRLNNLIGAVPRNLRDCLELQIIRLDNNGLEGEIPSDLGSLSKLSWLDLWSNSLAGSIPPQIGNLASLTLLSLAGNNLNGPIPAAIGNLSSLSQLVLSNSQLTGAIPATIGNLSSLTWLDLSNNSLAGAIPPEIGNLVHLGYLDLHINHLNGTIPSEIGNLVNLTALFLGGNQLSGTIPISLGHLQSLKTLILTSNKLEARNAAEWSFLDALTNCTRFAVLGIAYNNLGGMLPKSIANLSTTLIWLNLYDNQIYGSIPAEIGNLINLNTIGMWSNLLSGTIPASLGSLVRLETLKLGANKLVGEIPVTLGNLTRLSSLSLASNELYGSIPSTLGKCPLETLDLASNKLNGTVPKDIMFIPTFNKYLNVSHNSLSGFLPLEIGKLINIQTIDVSDNRLSGGVPSTISECEVLENLYMQGNLFQGSIPSSLNQLKGLQVLDLSSNNLSGQIPNFHNMTYLNLSYNNLDGEVPKVGVFSNASAFSVAGNNNLCGGVRELGLRLCPDQASKKKHLSGKLIAVISLAAGILCVIFLLSLFAARWWFHKSRTHSPVASCIKEQHRKVSFAELLRATDGFSPANLIGMGSFGSVYKGTMDWEDHKAVAVKVLNLLQRGASRSFTDECEALRNIRHRNLVKVLTSCSGVDFRGNDFKALVFELLPNGSLDKWLHPEADERGTSRTLSLIQRMNISIDVASALGYLHHHGPTPIVHCDLKPSNILLDHDMVAHVGDFGLARFLSTTVSKSFQRSTNSVTLKGSIGYAAPEYGMANKVSVQGDAYSFGILLLEMFTGKRPTDDSLKGLNLHQYVEMAVPEKFVEIIDPCLLSEEGETEAEADRINPSTSELSTRALECITSVLRVGILCSKESPKERMHMEHVIRELHDIRDAIL, from the exons ATGGAACCAAGAGGAGGGTGCTTCACATTTTCATGCATCCTTTGGCCATGGTCTTTCAGCCTTTTGCTTCCTCTGCTATTGTTTTCTTCACGAGGCTTATCAGCTTCCCTATCAGACGCTCGTTCCACTGATCACCTTGCCCTCCTCTCCTTCAAGTCCTTCGTCTACGATGATCCATCCAAAGCGTTGGCTTCCTGGAACAGCTCCCTCCATTTCTGCCAGTGGCAAGGGGTGAGGTGCCACAACCGTAGTGGTGAACCGAGGGTCGCAGCTTTGGAGCTGGTGTCTCTGCACTTGGCGGGCGCGTTGTCACCATCCCTAGCCAACCTCACCTTCCTCCGGAGACTCGACCTCTCCACCAACAGTCTTCAGGGTCCCATTCCCCAAGAGCTCGGACTTTTGTCCCACCTTCGGCATCTCTGGCTGGACAATAATTCTCTCGATGGGACGATCCCTTTCTCTCTGTTTCAGAATTGCTCCAAACTTCAAACCTTCAACCTGCGGCTTAACAATTTGATTGGGGCTGTCCCACGCAATCTCAGAGATTGTTTGGAGCTACAAATTATTCGTTTGGATAACAATGGGCTTGAAGGAGAGATCCCCAGTGATCTCGGTTCCCTGTCGAAGCTTTCCTGGCTCGACCTCTGGAGTAATAGCCTCGCAGGGAGCATTCCTCCACAGATTGGCAATCTTGCAAGCCTAACATTACTTTCCTTGGCCGGCAACAATCTCAACGGCCCCATTCCTGCTGCCATAGGAAACCTCTCCTCTCTTAGCCAACTTGTTTTGTCAAATAGTCAACTTACAGGAGCCATCCCAGCTACAATAGGGAACCTCTCCTCTCTTACCTGGCTTGATCTGTCAAATAATTCTCTTGCAGGGGCCATCCCACCTGAAATTGGGAATCTTGTTCACCTTGGATATCTCGATTTGCATATTAACCATCTCAACGGCACCATCCCATCTGAGATAGGGAACCTTGTGAATTTGACCGCTTTGTTCTTAGGTGGCAACCAACTGAGTGGCACCATTCCAATAAGTTTGGGGCACCTACAAAGTTTAAAGACATTGATACTCACCAGTAATAAGCTGGAAGCAAGGAATGCCGCTGAGTGGAGCTTTTTAGATGCCTTGACCAACTGCACCCGTTTTGCTGTATTGGGTATCGCATACAACAATCTAGGTGGCATGCTGCCAAAATCCATAGCCAATTTGTCTACAACTCTTATATGGCTAAACTTGTATGACAACCAAATATATGGGAGCATTCCTGCAGAGATTGGAAATCTTATTAACTTGAACACAATTGGCATGTGGTCGAACCTTCTCAGTGGTACCATTCCTGCGTCACTGGGAAGCCTGGTTAGATTAGAAACATTAAAGTTGGGCGCAAACAAATTGGTGGGAGAAATCCCGGTAACTCTGGGTAACCTGACCAGATTAAGCAGTCTTAGTCTGGCCAGCAATGAATTGTATGGATCCATTCCTTCGACTCTCGGAAAGTGCCCTCTAGAAACCTTGGATCTTGCATCCAACAAGTTAAACGGTACGGTGCCCAAAGACATCATGTTCATCCCCACCTTCAACAAGTACCTCAATGTTTCACACAATTCACTGTCAGGATTCCTGCCTTTAGAAATTGGAAAGTTAATAAACATCCAAACCATTGATGTCTCCGATAATAGATTGTCCGGTGGCGTGCCCAGCACTATTTCTGAATGTGAGGTCCTGGAAAATCTTTACATGCAGGGGAATCTTTTCCAGGGATCCATTCCTTCATCATTGAACCAGCTAAAAGGGCTGCAAGTGCTGGACCTTTCGAGCAATAACTTGTCCGGTCAGATACCGAATTTCCATAACATGACTTATCTCAATCTCTCCTACAACAACTTGGACGGTGAAGTGCCAAAAGTCGGGGTCTTCAGCAATGCAAGTGCATTCTCAGTAGCAGGAAACAACAATCTCTGCGGGGGTGTTCGAGAGCTTGGCTTGAGACTATGCCCTGACCaagcatcaaagaagaaacaTCTGTCTGGGAAGCTGATCGCGGTCATCTCACTTGCAGCAGGAATTTTATGCGTCatctttcttctctctttgtttgCAGCTCGTTGGTGGTTCCACAAGTCGAGGACACATTCTCCCGTAGCCTCATGCATCAAAGAACAACATAGGAAGGTCTCTTTTGCGGAGCTGCTCAGAGCAACAGATGGATTTTCGCCTGCTAATCTGATTGGAATGGGAAGCTTCGGCTCTGTGTACAAAGGAACCATGGATTGGGAAGACCACAAGGCTGTCGCAGTGAAGGTACTCAACCTCCTGCAAAGAGGGGCTTCAAGAAGCTTCACAGATGAATGCGAAGCTTTGAGAAATATCAGGCATCGGAATCTGGTCAAGGTACTAACATCATGCTCAGGTGTTGATTTCCGAGGGAATGACTTCAAAGCTCTAGTTTTTGAGTTATTGCCAAATGGCAGTCTGGACAAGTGGCTCCATCCTGAAGCGGATGAACGGGGCACATCACGAACACTAAGCCTCATCCAGAGAATGAATATATCGATCGACGTGGCTTCTGCACTGGGGTATCTTCATCACCATGGTCCAACCCCTATCGTCCATTGTGATCTCAAACCGAGCAATATTCTTCTGGATCATGACATGGTTGCACATGTGGGTGACTTTGGATTGGCAAGGTTCCTGAGCACAACTGTCAGCAAGTCATTCCAGAGATCAACAAATTCAGTCACATTGAAAGGGTCCATCGGCTATGCTGCTCCAG AGTATGGGATGGCCAATAAGGTTTCAGTTCAAGGGGATGCATACAGTTTTGGAATACTCTTGCTGGAGATGTTCACCGGTAAGCGGCCTACCGATGATAGCTTAAAAGGTCTGAACCTTCATCAATATGTTGAGATGGCAGTTCCAGAGAAATTTGTTGAGATCATAGACCCATGCTTGTTATCCGAAGAAGGAGaaacagaagcagaagcagatcgCATTAATCCATCAACAAGTGAATTAAGTACGAGAGCACTAGAGTGCATTACTTCAGTGCTTAGAGTTGGTATTTTATGTTCCAAGGAATCACCAAAAGAGCGAATGCACATGGAACATGTCATAAGAGAACTGCATGATATCAGGGATGCAATTCTGTGA
- the LOC135609636 gene encoding histone deacetylase 1-like — protein MEMGGGNSLPGVGPDATNRKVCYFYDSEIGNYYYGQGHPMKPHRIRMTHALLAHYGLLSHMQVYKPNPARDRDLCRFHADDYVAFLRSISPETQQDQIRALKRFNVGEDCPVFDGLYSFCQAYAGGSVGGAVKLNHGHDIAINWAGGLHHAKKCEASGFCYVNDIVLSILELLKYHERVLYVDIDIHHGDGVEEAFYTTDRVMTVSFHKFGDYFPGTGDIRDIGYGKGKYYSLNVPLDDGIDDESYQSLFRPIMGKVMEVFRPGAVVLQCGADSLSGDRLGCFNLSIRGHAECVRYMRSFNVPLLLVGGGGYTIRNVARCWCYETGVALGIEVDDKMPQHEYYEYFGPDYTLHVAPSNMENKNSRQQLDEIRARLLDNLSKLRHAPSVQFQERPPDTEFPEPDEDQEDPDERHDPESDMEVDDSKHPEDSSWKPFSNNIQNMRIKKENMDRELKDQEAQKVVGDNAKAVEPMAEEVSGLKAPDVTPMAVDDPGSVKVEQDSQNKMSDAAAFMHQKS, from the exons ATGGAGATGGGCGGCGGGAACTCGCTGCCGGGCGTGGGGCCGGACGCGACGAATCGGAAGGTGTGCTACTTCTACGACTCGGAGATCGGGAACTACTACTACGGGCAGGGCCACCCGATGAAGCCGCACCGGATCCGGATGACGCACGCCCTCCTCGCACACTACGGCCTCCTCAGCCACATGCAGGTCTACAAGCCCAACCCCGCCCGCGATCGCGACCTCTGCCGCTTCCACGCCGACGACTACGTTGCCTTCCTCCGCTCCATCTCCCCGGAGACCCAGCAGGACCAGATCCGCGCCCTCAAGCGCTTCAACGTCGGCGAGGACTGCCCCGTCTTCGACGGTCTCTACTCCTTCTGCCAGGCCTACGCCGGCGGCTCCGTAGGCGGCGCCGTCAAGCTCAACCACGGCCACGACATCGCCATCAACTGGGCCGGCGGCCTCCACCACGCCAAGAAGTGCGAGGCCTCCGGATTCTGCTACGTCAATGATATCGTCCTCTCCATCCTTGAGCTCCTCAAATACCACGAG CGTGTGCTATACGTGGACATCGATATCCATCATGGAGATGGTGTGGAGGAGGCCTTTTACACAACCGACCGAGTAATGACAGTTTCATTCCACAAATTTGGAGATTACTTTCCTGGAACAGGGGACATACGTGATATTGGATATGGGAAGGGGAAATATTACTCTCTGAATGTTCCATTAGATGATGGAATAGATGATGAGAGTTATCAATCTCTTTTTAGACCCATTATGGGAAAAGTGATGGAAGTCTTCCGGCCTGGTGCAGTGGTACTTCAGTGTGGTGCTGATTCGTTATCTGGAGATAGGTTGGGCTGTTTTAACCTTTCTATTAGAGGCCATGCAGAGTGTGTGAGATATATGAGATCTTTCAATGTGCCATTATTGCTGGTAGGTGGGGGTGGATATACTATCAGGAATGTTGCTCGCTGTTGGTGTTATGAG ACAGGAGTTGCACTTGGAATAGAAGTTGATGACAAGATGCCTCAACATGAATATTATGAGTATTTTGGACCAGATTATACTCTCCATGTTGCACCAAGTAATATGGAGAATAAGAATTCACGCCAGCAATTGGATGAGATCAGAGCAAGGCttctagataatctttcaaagctTCGTCATGCTCCTAGTGTCCAATTTCAGGAACGGCCACCTGATACAGAGTTCCCAGAG CCAGATGAAGATCAAGAGGATCCAGATGAAAGACATGATCCTGAGTCTGACATGGAAGTGGATGATTCCAAGCATCCAGAAGATTCATCCTG GAAACCTTTTTCGAATAATATCCAAAACATgagaataaaaaaggaaaatatggaTCGTGAGCTTAAAGATCAG GAAGCTCAAAAGGTAGTTGGAGATAATGCGAAAGCTGTGGAACCCATGGCTGAGGAGGTCTCAGGCCTTAAG GCTCCGGATGTTACTCCCATGGCCGTCGATGATCCTGGGAGTGTAAAGGTCGAACAGGACAGTCAAAACAAGATGTCTGATGCCGCAGCTTTTATGCACCAGAAATCCTGA